One window of the Thunnus albacares chromosome 3, fThuAlb1.1, whole genome shotgun sequence genome contains the following:
- the LOC122978855 gene encoding von Willebrand factor A domain-containing protein 7-like isoform X2 has protein sequence MLLVAVVLSFPGLAHGFKPLFSLYGNSITHRHITNRAVLRKTAEVCRDFAASEGQNFSLVIDNSLSADKVQRACSSIGTSTSLLSTVIFQTSMAQMYFGNAKVDVAFMLSDKHHFDDEAFQAGRDLITEGVSYVKASVKLKNFVAGRWTLGRVFHTLQDFYSHSNWVELGNTVPYSTLIRPDQPFENLAGPSTPTCRSCIGGNCTNNLLPDLLQQGLLTTGYFSLFSRSKPAGKCSHGGSFDQTSKQEPVGGINKDDVTSDHGSLHHKAADLAVDATMELLEDIRVAVGDKNFLRFMGLSQPSVLCFVIDTTGSMSDDIAEAKRVSLDIIDSKRGTMQEPFTYILVPFNDPGFGPLIKTTNADIFKDSINKLSASGGGDIPELCLSGLQLALTAAPPSSEIFVFTDAPAKDAHLKSTITALIESTKSVVTFMLTDVLSSRRRRRDIQGVPSHSMSQSDAQLYRDLAQASGGQAIEVTKSDLSLATSVIEDSSASAVVTVFQVGRNPGKPDSFTFTVDDSLRDMTAYITGASSLTFNLTNSSGVSQSSSQSSGPLASFTTAGNLRRLRLNTDNQTGLWEISVNSNNPYSVKVIGQSSVNFIYNLVEAHVGAHGDFSLKEGRPLSGGNSSLMVSVTGSDTVKVTEVTLFDSSGPTEVNGSLQELGGGNFLVRFSNVPAGEFVVRLRGQDNSSTPRSTTSSFQRQASTQIKTSSISITAQANNTNIEPGSTISIPFTVTTTTNGVVNDTATGTLTVRANNDRSYASTSPSTVTVAAGSGGKANGTVTLTVPASAASGTDVTLTIEAENAAATDINYAVLRFSVAAKVTDINRPGCQVVNTSASCPFSSSLCASSHWEFIANLTDGINGTGIERITIRKGNGTLNTSTAVGAGGENVTVATYSASCCSQDVELAAVDKVGNVGTCVGQARAVTMAASAIIASAVNTTSTGGHSLSISRFLCISVVVSLLWR, from the exons ATGCTACTCGTGGCAGTGGTCCTCTCCTTTCCAGGTCTTGCTCACGGCTTCAAACCACTCTTCTCACTTTATGGGAATTCCATCACTCACCGTCACATCACGAACAGGGCGGTCCTCCGAAAGACAGCTGAGGTCTGCCGAGACTTTGCTGCCTCTGAGGGACAGAACTTCAGCCTGGTT ATTGATAACAGTCTGTCAGCTGACAAAGTGCAAAGGGCATGTTCCTCTATAGGCACTTCCACTTCTCTCCTGTCAACTGTCATCTTCCAAACTTCCATGGCCCAAATGTACTTTGGCAACGCAAAGGTGGACGTAGCGTTTATGCTGAGTGACAAGCaccattttgatgatgaagcCTTCCAGGCAGGACGGGATCTCATTACAGAAG GTGTGTCTTATGTGAAAGCCAGTGTGAAGCTGAAGAATTTTGTCGCAGGGAGGTGGACTCTTGGACGAGTCTTTCACACCCTACAG GACTTCTATAGCCACAGCAACTGGGTGGAGCTGGGGAACACTGTCCCTTACAGCACTCTGATCAGACCTGACCAACCTTTTGAGAACCTGGCAG GCCCAAGTACTCCAACCTGTAGAAGTTGTATAGGAGGGAATTGTACTAACAACCTTCTGCCAGACCTGCTGCAGCAGGGGCTTCTCACTACAGGCTACTTCAGTCTCTTCTCCAGATCAAAACCTGCAG GTAAATGCAGCCATGGAGGTTCATTTGACCAGACAAGCAAACAGGAGCCAGTGGGAGGCATCAATAAGGATGACGTTACATCCGATCATGGTTCGCTTCACCACAAAGCAGCTGATTTGGCTGTGGATGCCACTATGGAGCTACTGGAGGACATCAGAGTAGCTGTTGGAGACAAGAACTTCCTGCG ATTTATGGGCCTCTCCCAGccctctgtgctgtgttttgtcaTTGACACCACAGGCAGTATGAGCGATGACATAGCTGAAGCTAAGAGAGTTTCCCTTGACATCATTGACAGCAAGAGGGGAACCATGCAGGAGCCCTTTACCTACATATTGGTACCTTTCAATGACCCAG GTTTTGGACCTCTGATTAAGACAACCAATGCAGACATCTTCAAAGACAGCATCAACAAACTGTCTGCTAGTGGAGGAGGAGACATCCCAGAGTTGTGCTTGTCTGGACTGCAG CTTGCCTTGACTGCGGCTCCACCCTCCTCTGAGATCTTTGTCTTCACCGACGCTCCAGCTAAAGATGCTCATTTAAAAAGCACCATCACTGCCCTTATAGAGAGCACCAAGTCTGTG GTCACTTTCATGTTGACGGATGTCCTCTCCAGTCGAAGGCGCCGCAGAGACATTCAGGGTGTGCCTTCACACTCAATGAGCCAATCAGATGCCCAACTGTACCGTGACCTAGCCCAAGCCTCTGGAGGTCAGGCCATTGAGGTCACCAAGTCAGACCTCTCTCTGGCTACAAGTGTTATAGAGGATTCATCAGCCAGCGCTGTG GTGACAGTTTTTCAGGTAGGGAGGAATCCTGGAAAGCCTGATAGTTTTACCTTTACTGTTGATGACTCGCTTAGGGACATGACCGCCTACATCACAGGAGCCTCGTCTCTCACCTTCAATCTCACCAACTCCTCAG GTGTATCTCAGAGTTCCAGTCAGTCTAGTGGTCCTCTGGCATCTTTCACCACGGCAGGAAACCTACGCCGTTTACGCCTCAACACTGACAATCAAACAGGACTGTGGGAAATCAGTGTTAACTCTAATAACCCCTACTCTGTTAAGGTCATAG gtcaaagttcagtgAACTTCATTTATAACCTTGTGGAAGCACATGTGGGAGCCCATGGGGACTTCAGTCTGAAGGAGGGACGCCCTCTTTCAG GGGGGAATTCTAGCCTCATGGTGTCtgtgacaggaagtgacacagTAAAGGTCACAGAGGTGACTCTGTTTGACAGCTCAGGGCCAACAGAGGTCAACGGATCATTGCAG GAGTTAGGAGGTGGTAACTTCCTGGTACGTTTCAGTAATGTACCAGCAGGTGAGTTTGTTGTTCGCCTGAGAGGACAGGACAACAGCTCCACCCCCAGGTCAACAACAAGCAGCTTCCAGAGGCAGGCCTCCACACAGATCAAGACCTCCAGCATCTCTATTACT GCCCAAGCCAACAACACCAACATAGAACCAGGCTCCACCATCTCCATCCCTTTCACAGTCACCACAACGACCAACGGAGTTGTTAACGACACCGCAACTGGGACGTTGACTGTGCGAGCAAACAATGACCGCAGCTATGCTTCCACTTCACCCAGCACTGTCACTGTAGCAGCAGGCAGTGGAGGTAAAGCCAACGGTACTGTAACCTTAACAGTACCAGCCAGTGCTGCATCAGGAACAGATGTGACCCTTACTATTGAAGCAGAAAATGCAGCTGCAACCGACATCAACTACGCTGTCCTCAGGTTTTCTGTTGCTGCCAAG GTGACAGATATTAACCGCCCAGGGTGCCAGGTTGTCAATACATCAGCCAGCTGTCCATTCTCTTCATCACTCTGTGCTTCCTCCCACTGGGAATTCATCGCTAACCTCACCGATGGCATCAATGGGACTGGCATTGAAAGAATCACCATCCGAAAAGGGAATGGTACCCTCAACACCAGCACAGCGGTTGGAGCAGGGGGCGAGAATGTTACAGTGGCTACCTACAGCGCCTCCTGCTGTTCACAGGATGTAGAGCTGGCTGCTGTGGACAAAGTAGGGAATGTAGGCACATGTGTGGGACAGGCGAGAGCAGTTACCATGGCTGCATCTGCAATTATAGCATCTGCAGTTAACACAACATCCACTGGAGGGCACTCTTTGAGCATATCACGT
- the LOC122978855 gene encoding von Willebrand factor A domain-containing protein 7-like isoform X1: MTARQTFMLLVAVVLSFPGLAHGFKPLFSLYGNSITHRHITNRAVLRKTAEVCRDFAASEGQNFSLVIDNSLSADKVQRACSSIGTSTSLLSTVIFQTSMAQMYFGNAKVDVAFMLSDKHHFDDEAFQAGRDLITEGVSYVKASVKLKNFVAGRWTLGRVFHTLQDFYSHSNWVELGNTVPYSTLIRPDQPFENLAGPSTPTCRSCIGGNCTNNLLPDLLQQGLLTTGYFSLFSRSKPAGKCSHGGSFDQTSKQEPVGGINKDDVTSDHGSLHHKAADLAVDATMELLEDIRVAVGDKNFLRFMGLSQPSVLCFVIDTTGSMSDDIAEAKRVSLDIIDSKRGTMQEPFTYILVPFNDPGFGPLIKTTNADIFKDSINKLSASGGGDIPELCLSGLQLALTAAPPSSEIFVFTDAPAKDAHLKSTITALIESTKSVVTFMLTDVLSSRRRRRDIQGVPSHSMSQSDAQLYRDLAQASGGQAIEVTKSDLSLATSVIEDSSASAVVTVFQVGRNPGKPDSFTFTVDDSLRDMTAYITGASSLTFNLTNSSGVSQSSSQSSGPLASFTTAGNLRRLRLNTDNQTGLWEISVNSNNPYSVKVIGQSSVNFIYNLVEAHVGAHGDFSLKEGRPLSGGNSSLMVSVTGSDTVKVTEVTLFDSSGPTEVNGSLQELGGGNFLVRFSNVPAGEFVVRLRGQDNSSTPRSTTSSFQRQASTQIKTSSISITAQANNTNIEPGSTISIPFTVTTTTNGVVNDTATGTLTVRANNDRSYASTSPSTVTVAAGSGGKANGTVTLTVPASAASGTDVTLTIEAENAAATDINYAVLRFSVAAKVTDINRPGCQVVNTSASCPFSSSLCASSHWEFIANLTDGINGTGIERITIRKGNGTLNTSTAVGAGGENVTVATYSASCCSQDVELAAVDKVGNVGTCVGQARAVTMAASAIIASAVNTTSTGGHSLSISRFLCISVVVSLLWR; encoded by the exons ATGACTGCCAGACAGACATTCATGCTACTCGTGGCAGTGGTCCTCTCCTTTCCAGGTCTTGCTCACGGCTTCAAACCACTCTTCTCACTTTATGGGAATTCCATCACTCACCGTCACATCACGAACAGGGCGGTCCTCCGAAAGACAGCTGAGGTCTGCCGAGACTTTGCTGCCTCTGAGGGACAGAACTTCAGCCTGGTT ATTGATAACAGTCTGTCAGCTGACAAAGTGCAAAGGGCATGTTCCTCTATAGGCACTTCCACTTCTCTCCTGTCAACTGTCATCTTCCAAACTTCCATGGCCCAAATGTACTTTGGCAACGCAAAGGTGGACGTAGCGTTTATGCTGAGTGACAAGCaccattttgatgatgaagcCTTCCAGGCAGGACGGGATCTCATTACAGAAG GTGTGTCTTATGTGAAAGCCAGTGTGAAGCTGAAGAATTTTGTCGCAGGGAGGTGGACTCTTGGACGAGTCTTTCACACCCTACAG GACTTCTATAGCCACAGCAACTGGGTGGAGCTGGGGAACACTGTCCCTTACAGCACTCTGATCAGACCTGACCAACCTTTTGAGAACCTGGCAG GCCCAAGTACTCCAACCTGTAGAAGTTGTATAGGAGGGAATTGTACTAACAACCTTCTGCCAGACCTGCTGCAGCAGGGGCTTCTCACTACAGGCTACTTCAGTCTCTTCTCCAGATCAAAACCTGCAG GTAAATGCAGCCATGGAGGTTCATTTGACCAGACAAGCAAACAGGAGCCAGTGGGAGGCATCAATAAGGATGACGTTACATCCGATCATGGTTCGCTTCACCACAAAGCAGCTGATTTGGCTGTGGATGCCACTATGGAGCTACTGGAGGACATCAGAGTAGCTGTTGGAGACAAGAACTTCCTGCG ATTTATGGGCCTCTCCCAGccctctgtgctgtgttttgtcaTTGACACCACAGGCAGTATGAGCGATGACATAGCTGAAGCTAAGAGAGTTTCCCTTGACATCATTGACAGCAAGAGGGGAACCATGCAGGAGCCCTTTACCTACATATTGGTACCTTTCAATGACCCAG GTTTTGGACCTCTGATTAAGACAACCAATGCAGACATCTTCAAAGACAGCATCAACAAACTGTCTGCTAGTGGAGGAGGAGACATCCCAGAGTTGTGCTTGTCTGGACTGCAG CTTGCCTTGACTGCGGCTCCACCCTCCTCTGAGATCTTTGTCTTCACCGACGCTCCAGCTAAAGATGCTCATTTAAAAAGCACCATCACTGCCCTTATAGAGAGCACCAAGTCTGTG GTCACTTTCATGTTGACGGATGTCCTCTCCAGTCGAAGGCGCCGCAGAGACATTCAGGGTGTGCCTTCACACTCAATGAGCCAATCAGATGCCCAACTGTACCGTGACCTAGCCCAAGCCTCTGGAGGTCAGGCCATTGAGGTCACCAAGTCAGACCTCTCTCTGGCTACAAGTGTTATAGAGGATTCATCAGCCAGCGCTGTG GTGACAGTTTTTCAGGTAGGGAGGAATCCTGGAAAGCCTGATAGTTTTACCTTTACTGTTGATGACTCGCTTAGGGACATGACCGCCTACATCACAGGAGCCTCGTCTCTCACCTTCAATCTCACCAACTCCTCAG GTGTATCTCAGAGTTCCAGTCAGTCTAGTGGTCCTCTGGCATCTTTCACCACGGCAGGAAACCTACGCCGTTTACGCCTCAACACTGACAATCAAACAGGACTGTGGGAAATCAGTGTTAACTCTAATAACCCCTACTCTGTTAAGGTCATAG gtcaaagttcagtgAACTTCATTTATAACCTTGTGGAAGCACATGTGGGAGCCCATGGGGACTTCAGTCTGAAGGAGGGACGCCCTCTTTCAG GGGGGAATTCTAGCCTCATGGTGTCtgtgacaggaagtgacacagTAAAGGTCACAGAGGTGACTCTGTTTGACAGCTCAGGGCCAACAGAGGTCAACGGATCATTGCAG GAGTTAGGAGGTGGTAACTTCCTGGTACGTTTCAGTAATGTACCAGCAGGTGAGTTTGTTGTTCGCCTGAGAGGACAGGACAACAGCTCCACCCCCAGGTCAACAACAAGCAGCTTCCAGAGGCAGGCCTCCACACAGATCAAGACCTCCAGCATCTCTATTACT GCCCAAGCCAACAACACCAACATAGAACCAGGCTCCACCATCTCCATCCCTTTCACAGTCACCACAACGACCAACGGAGTTGTTAACGACACCGCAACTGGGACGTTGACTGTGCGAGCAAACAATGACCGCAGCTATGCTTCCACTTCACCCAGCACTGTCACTGTAGCAGCAGGCAGTGGAGGTAAAGCCAACGGTACTGTAACCTTAACAGTACCAGCCAGTGCTGCATCAGGAACAGATGTGACCCTTACTATTGAAGCAGAAAATGCAGCTGCAACCGACATCAACTACGCTGTCCTCAGGTTTTCTGTTGCTGCCAAG GTGACAGATATTAACCGCCCAGGGTGCCAGGTTGTCAATACATCAGCCAGCTGTCCATTCTCTTCATCACTCTGTGCTTCCTCCCACTGGGAATTCATCGCTAACCTCACCGATGGCATCAATGGGACTGGCATTGAAAGAATCACCATCCGAAAAGGGAATGGTACCCTCAACACCAGCACAGCGGTTGGAGCAGGGGGCGAGAATGTTACAGTGGCTACCTACAGCGCCTCCTGCTGTTCACAGGATGTAGAGCTGGCTGCTGTGGACAAAGTAGGGAATGTAGGCACATGTGTGGGACAGGCGAGAGCAGTTACCATGGCTGCATCTGCAATTATAGCATCTGCAGTTAACACAACATCCACTGGAGGGCACTCTTTGAGCATATCACGT
- the LOC122978856 gene encoding von Willebrand factor A domain-containing protein 7-like: MTARQTVMLLVAVVLYFPSLAHSFQPLIFNENSITHRQITERAVLRKTAEVCRDFAASAGQDFSLVIDNSLSAGKVQRACSSVGTSTLLSTAIFQTSIAQMYFANAKVDVEFILSDTHHFVDEAFQGGRDLITEGVSYVKASVKLENFAAGRWTLGQICHPLQDFYSHSNWVEMGNTVPYSTLIRPDQPFENLAGPDTPTCRNCINGNCDDNLLPELQQQGLLTTGYFSFFSRSKPAGKCSHGGSFDQTSKQDPVGGINKDDVTSDHGSLHRKAANLAVDATMELLEDIRVAVGDKNFLRLMGLSQSTVLCFVIDTTGSMSDDIAEAKRVSFEIIDSKRGTMQEPSAYILVPFNDPGFGPLMKTTNADIFKDSINKLTASGGGDIPELCLSGLQLALTAAPPSSEIFVFTDAPAKDAHLKSTITALIESTKSVVTFMLTDVLPSRRRRRDIGGAPSRSMSQSDAQLYRDLAQASGGQAIEVTKSDLSVATSVIEDSSASAVVTVFQVVRNPGKPDSFTFTVDDSLRNMTAYITGASTLTFNLTSSTGVSQSSSQSSGPLASSTTAGNLRRLRLNTDNQTGLWEISVNSDNPYSVKVIGQSSVNFIYNLVEAHVGAHGDFSLKEGRPLSGGNSSLMVSVTGSDTVKVTEVTLFDSSGPTEVNGSLQELGGGNFLVSFSNVPAGEFVVRLKGQDNSSTSRSTTSSFQRQASTQIKTSSISITVQANNTNIEPGSTISIPFTVTTTTNGVVNDTATGTLTVRANNDRSYASTSPSTITIEAGSGGKANGTVTLTAPASAASGTDVTLTIEAENAAATDINYAVLRFSVAAKVTDINRPGCQVVSTSASCPFSSSLCASSRWEFIANLTDGINGTGIERITIRKGNGTLNTSTAVGAGGENVTVATYSASCCSQDVELAAVDRVGNVGTCVGQARAVTTAAPATTASAVNTTSTGGHSLSISRFLCISVVVSLLWR; encoded by the exons ATGACTGCCAGACAGACAGTCATGCTCCTGGTGGCAGTGGTCCTCTATTTCCCAAGCCTTGCTCACAGCTTCCAACCACTTATATTTAATGAGAATTCCATCACTCACCGCCAAATCACGGAAAGGGCGGTTCTCCGAAAGACAGCTGAGGTCTGCCGAGACTTTGCTGCCTCCGCAGGACAGGACTTCAGCCTGGTT ATTGATAACAGCCTTTCAGCTGGCAAGGTACAAAGGGCGTGTTCCTCTGTAGGCACCTCCACTCTCCTGTCCACTGCCATCTTCCAAACTTCCATTGCCCAAATGTACTTTGCAAATGCAAAGGTGGACGTAGAGTTTATACTGAGTGACACGCACCATTTTGTTGATGAAGCCTTCCAGGGAGGACGGGATCTCATCACAGAAG GTGTGTCTTATGTGAAAGCCAGTGTGAAGCTGGAGAACTTTGCTGCAGGGAGGTGGACTCTTGGACAAATCTGTCACCCCCTACAG GACTTCTACAGCCACAGCAACTGGGTGGAGATGGGGAACACTGTCCCTTACAGCACTCTGATCAGACCTGACCAACCTTTTGAGAACCTGGCAG GCCCAGATACTCCAACCTGTAGAAACTGTATAAATGGGAATTGTGATGACAACCTTCTGCCAGAACTACAGCAGCAGGGGCTTCTCACTACAGGCTACTTCAGTTTCTTCTCCAGATCAAAACCTGCAG GTAAATGCAGCCATGGAGGTTCATTTGACCAGACAAGCAAACAGGACCCAGTGGGCGGCATCAATAAGGATGACGTTACATCCGATCATGGCTCACTTCACCGCAAAGCAGCTAATTTGGCTGTGGATGCCACTATGGAGCTACTGGAGGACATCAGAGTAGCTGTCGGAGACAAGAACTTCCTGCG ATTGATGGGCCTCTCCCAGTccactgtgctgtgttttgtcaTTGACACCACAGGCAGTATGAGCGATGACATAGCTGAGGCTAAGAGAGTTTCCTTTGAAATCATTGACAGCAAGAGGGGAACCATGCAGGAGCCCTCTGCCTACATATTGGTACCTTTCAATGACCCAG GTTTTGGACCTCTAATGAAGACAACCAATGCAGACATCTTCAAAGACAGCATCAACAAGCTGACTGCTAGTGGAGGAGGAGACATCCCAGAGTTGTGCTTGTCTGGACTGCAG CTTGCCTTGACTGCGGCTCCACCCTCCTCTGAGATCTTTGTCTTCACCGACGCTCCAGCTAAAGATGCTCATTTAAAAAGCACCATCACTGCCCTTATAGAGAGCACCAAGTCTGTG GTCACTTTCATGTTGACGGATGTCCTCCCCAGTCGAAGGCGCCGCAGAGACATTGGGGGTGCGCCTTCGCGCTCAATGAGCCAATCAGATGCCCAACTGTACCGTGACCTAGCCCAAGCCTCTGGAGGTCAGGCCATTGAGGTCACCAAGTCAGACCTCTCTGTGGCTACAAGTGTTATAGAGGATTCATCAGCCAGCGCTGTG GTGACAGTTTTTCAGGTAGTGAGGAATCCTGGAAAGCCTGATAGTTTTACCTTTACTGTTGATGACTCACTTAGGAACATGACCGCCTACATCACAGGAGCCTCGACTCTCACCTTCAATCTCACCAGCTCCACAG GTGTATCTCAGAGTTCCAGTCAGTCTAGTGGTCCTCTGGCATCTTCCACCACAGCAGGAAACTTACGCCGTTTACGCCTCAACACTGACAATCAAACAGGACTTTGGGAAATCAGTGTTAACTCTGATAACCCCTACTCTGTTAAGGTCATAG gtcaaagttcagtgAACTTCATTTATAACCTTGTGGAAGCACATGTGGGAGCCCATGGGGACTTCAGTCTGAAGGAGGGACGCCCTCTTTCAG GGGGGAATTCTAGTCTCATGGTGTCtgtgacaggaagtgacacagTAAAGGTCACAGAGGTGACTCTGTTTGACAGCTCAGGGCCAACAGAGGTCAACGGATCATTGCAG GAGTTAGGAGGTGGTAACTTCCTGGTAAGTTTCAGTAATGTACCAGCAGGTGAGTTTGTTGTTCGCCTGAAAGGACAGGACAACAGCTCCACCTCCAGGTCAACAACAAGCAGCTTCCAGAGGCAGGCCTCCACACAGATCAAGACCTCCAGCATCTCTATTACT GTCCAAGCCAACAACACCAACATAGAACCAGGCTCCACCATCTCCATCCCTTTCACAGTCACCACAACGACCAACGGAGTTGTTAACGACACCGCAACTGGGACGTTGACTGTGCGAGCAAACAATGACCGCAGCTATGCTTCCACTTCACCCAGCACCATCACCATAGAAGCAGGCAGTGGAGGTAAAGCCAACGGTACTGTAACCTTAACAGCGCCAGCCAGTGCTGCGTCAGGAACAGATGTGACCCTTACTATTGAAGCAGAAAATGCAGCTGCCACTGACATCAACTACGCTGTCCTCAGGTTTTCTGTTGCTGCCAAG GTGACAGATATTAACCGCCCAGGGTGTCAGGTTGTCAGTACATCAGCCAGCTGTCCATTCTCTTCATCGCTCTGTGCTTCCTCCCGCTGGGAATTCATCGCTAACCTCACCGATGGCATCAATGGGACCGGCATTGAAAGAATCACCATCCGAAAAGGGAATGGTACCCTCAACACCAGCACAGCTGTTGGAGCAGGGGGCGAGAATGTTACAGTGGCTACCTACAGCGCCTCCTGCTGTTCACAGGATGTAGAGCTGGCTGCTGTGGACAGAGTAGGAAATGTAGGCACATGTGTGGGACAGGCGAGAGCAGTTACCACGGCTGCACCTGCGACTACAGCGTCTGCAGTTAACACAACATCCACTGGAGGGCACTCTTTGAGCATATCACGTTTTCTCTGCATCAGTGTTGTGGTTTCTCTCCTTTGGAGGTGA